From a single Aythya fuligula isolate bAytFul2 chromosome 16, bAytFul2.pri, whole genome shotgun sequence genomic region:
- the ARHGAP40 gene encoding rho GTPase-activating protein 40 encodes MKLRREYFGKTDPPLEYAGTHTVAVLLWTLKECGASSTRHCPCKMNQLPPKSPLVSPLSESVTSRVDSLDNLSMDSFWLEVENIKQSTEAEQEECSLADVKAQEEGEAEAEWLQDAGLSDLIKDHASENDNVVLLSTLTKTQAAAVQRRLDTYSRSRRRKNKHPVRDVRDIFGVVGSGETVAEKEESSPDQLWHNLRTSNVQKPETQDYSCTVRNSGKEEVFNMDVAYSEQAAVLLKGSFLSESRRIKDGNALTKFKIHKGRLGVTRVGDLSAQDMKKIPTLALIELTALCDVLGFELKRNKAAKLKTTEKKLFGVPLNTLLENDQKLLPNTKVPLLLQALLSCLEKRGLETEGILRVSGSQTRIKSLEQKLERDFYTGLFRWDEVHQNDVSGLLKRFIRELPAPLLTAEYLPAFAAVQNIPDLKQRLQALNLLILILPEPNRNTLKALLEFLSKVVARENNNKMNLWNVSTVMAPNLFMHKGLPNKIPEGKEKQLAEGAADVVRMMIHYQDLLWTVSSFLVAQVRKLNESNSKRYQFCDKRIKNLLRKIHADKDKVEKNQAEPSKVVKVHASLLLKDSLEVHLNNATRVADVLRQFQKNLCQNGWNIVNTVNLLKCNNSTECTNLLLYEVGGNIGERCLDPDTYLLDLYHINPHAEWIIKQNPSYPRMS; translated from the exons TACCAGACATTGCCCTTGCAAAATGAACCAGCTTCCTCCGAAGAGTCCTTTGGTATCCCCGTTGTCAGAGAGCGTCACTTCCAGGGTAGATTCTTTGGACAACTTGTCAATGGACAGTTTTTGGCTGGAAGTAGAGAACATTAAACAGAGCACTGAAGCCGAGCAAGAGGAATGCAGCCTTGCAGATGTCAAAGCACAAGAGG AGGGAGAAGCTGAAGCTGAGTGGCTCCAGGACGCAGGCCTGTCAGACCTCATCAAGGACCATGCCTCCGAAAACGACAACGTGGTGCTGCTCTCCACCCTGACGAAGACCCAGGCCGCTGCTGTGCAGCGAAGGTTAGATACCTACTCCCGGTCtaggaggaggaagaacaaGCATCCCGTGCGTGATGTTCGGGACATTTTTGGAGTGGTCGGCTCTGGG GAGACAGTAGCCGAGAAAGAGGAGTCCAGCCCAGATCAGTTGTGGCACAATCTACGGACTTCAAATGTTCAGAAAC CAGAAACCCAGGATTACTCCTGCACAGTTCGAAACTCTGGAAAGGAGGAGGTGTTCAACATGGACGTTGCCTACTCAGAGCAAGCAGCTGTCCTGCTCAAAGGATCATTCCTGTCTGAATCCAGGAGAATAAAGGATGGAAACGCTCTAACT aaatttAAAATCCACAAGGGCAGACTGGGAGTGACCAGGGTTGGAGATCTATCTGCTCAGGACATGAAGAAGATCCCCACACTGGCCCTTATTGAACTAACAGCTCTTTGTGATGTTCTAGGCTTTGAGCTGAAGAGAAACAAGgcagcaaaactgaaaacaacag AGAAAAAACTCTTCGGAGTTCCACTCAACACTCTGCTGGAAAATGACCAAAAACTGCTTCCCAACACTAAGGTTCCTCTGTTACTCCAGGCA CTGCTATCTTGTTTGGAAAAGAGAGGACTTGAAACAGAGGGCATTTTGAGAGTTTCTGGGTCCCAGACTAGAATCAAG AGTCTGGAACAGAAACTAGAAAGGGACTTCTATACTGGCCTGTTCCGCTGGGATGAAGTCCACCAGAACGATGTATCTGGGCTACTGAAAAGATTCATAAGAGAGCTGCCTGCCCCGCTGCTGACAGCAGAGTATCTTCCTGCATTTGCTGCTGTACAAA ATATTCCAGACCTGAAGCAAAGACTGCAAGCTCTGAACCTCCTGATCTTGATCCTGCCTGAGCCTAACAGAAACACGCTAAAG gCTCTACTTGAATTTCTCAGCAAAGTGGTTGCCAgggagaacaacaacaaaatgaatcTCTGGAACGTTTCCACAGTCATGGCCCCAAACCTGTTCATGCACAAAGGCCTGCCAAACAAGATCCCCgaagggaaggagaaacagCTAGCAGAGGGGGCAGCTGACGTTGTGCGGATGATGATCCACTATCAGGATCTGCTCTGGACT GTCTCCTCTTTTCTAGTAGCTCAAGTGAGGAAACTCAATGAGAGCAATAGTAAAAGGTACCAGTTCTGTGACAAACGGATAAAAAATTTGTTGCGGAAGATTCATGCTGATAAAGACAAGGTGGAAAAGAACCAGGCAGAG cCTTCCAAGGTTGTGAAAGTCCATGCTTCACTTCTCCTGAAGGATTCACTAGAGGTGCATCTGAACAATGCAACCAGAGTTGCTGATGTCTTGAGGCAGTTTCAGAAGAACTTGTGCCAGAATGGCTGGAATATTGTTAACACAGTCAACCTCCTTAAGTG TAACAACTCAACAGAGTGCACAAACTTGCTCCTGTATGAAGTGGGAGGCAATATTG GTGAACGTTGTCTGGACCCAGACACTTACCTCTTAGACTTGTATCACATCAATCCACATGCTGAGTGGATAATTAAGCAAAACCCATCGTATCCTCGGATGTCCTAA